Genomic segment of Pseudalkalibacillus hwajinpoensis:
GGGACTGCTTCAAACGTCATCACTTACTTATCGAAAGGAAACACAGCTTTATCAGTAGCGATTACAGCCGTTTCTACACTACTGGCTCCTTTAGTAACACCTGCTCTCGTTCTCTTATTTGCGAGTCAATGGCTACCTGTATCTGCAGGTGATCTATTCCTTTCGATCTTTCAAATGGTCGTTATTCCCATTACACTTGGCTTTGGCGTAAAACTGATTTTTAAAGAAAAAGTTGCTGAGAGTGTTAAAGTCCTTCCGCTTGTTTCAGTTATCTCAATCGTCGCTATTGTTGCAGCAGTCGTTGGTGCAAGCAAAGATCGGATTGCAGAAACGGGACTCATTATTTTCTCAATTGTTATTCTCCATAATATACTTGGCCTTGTCGTTGGCTATTTTCTTGCCAAATTACTGCAACTCCCTGAACCCGATCAACGCGCGATCTCGATTGAAGTCGGGATGCAAAATTCCGGTCTAGGCGCAGCACTTGCTTCTGCTCATTTTAATCCCATCGCCGCAGTACCAAGCGCTATTTTTAGTGTATGGCATAACATCTCTGGTCCGATCCTAGCTACCATTTGGAGCAAAAGAAAACCTTCTACTAAAGAGCAAAAAGCCCTTACTAAAAAAAGCGCATAAGAAAAGGCAGGTCTCTCCATGGAGGACCTGCCTTTGTCTTAGTTATACATTTTCTCTTCTTCATGTGACGGAGTTGTTTCCACATGGAGAGTTTGTGTAGGAAATGCAAAAGCAACATGTTCTTCTTCCATTATTTTCATAATTTTAAAATTCACATCTTGTTTTACATTCAAAAAGTCCCCCCACGTGGTTGTGTTGGTAAAGAAATAAAGAAAAACATCAAGGCTGCTATGATTAAACTCATCAAATGACACAAATATAGTCTCGGGATGAATTTCTTCATGATCGCGAAGCATTTTCTCGATTCGATCAATACACGTTTCAAGTCTTTCTGATGGCGTATTATACGTTACTCCTAAATGAAAGGTAATTTGCCGCTTACCCATTTTGGACCAGTTCGTAATATTTTCATTCGCTAATCGCGCATTCGGAACTGTCACAAGCGCCTGGGCAAACGTACGAATTTTAGTACTTCTAAACGTAATATCCTCAACCACGCCTTCTACACTCGGTGTTTTAATCCATTCACCGATCGAAAATGGCTTCTCAGTAATAATCACTATTCCACCGAAGAAGTTTTCAATCGTCTCTTTTGCAGCAAGAGCAAACGCTAAACCTCCAAGTCCAAGCCCAGTAATGAAGCCGTTAACGTCATAACCGAATTCTCCTGCGATAACACTAAACGTCATAGCAACAATTAAAAGACGAAGTGTTTTTGATAGAAACGGAATAAGAAGCTGATCAATTTTTAGATTATATTTGCTGTTCACTGTTTGGAAAAACAGTGATGACGATGAGGAAAGGTTATATAATCCCCATGCAGTAAGAAAAATTAACGACGATCTCATAATCTCTTTATAAAGTTCATTATGATGATCTAGGAATGACACGTAACGTACAGAAATATACAAACCAATTATTACGAATAACATTCGTAACGGCCTCTCAAAAGCAAGGAAGAGGTGTGTGAAAAATTCTGTAGAAGACTTTCTACTTAATTTAAGAAAAACATTAAATATATATTTCGCGAAAATTTTCCTCATTACTAGAAAAAGAAGGAAAATACCGAGTGCAATACCAAGTTCAATCCATGTGTCTTGAATACGTAACAATTCCATTACGCAACTTCCCCTTTACAAAAATAGGTTATAAGGATATACATTCGTTTTCTAGAACTTGTATTTGTCAGTTACAGAGAATTATGCTGCTTTTTTTTCTGACTGTTGGTCATAGCTTACATTCCACTGGGAGATGACAATGCCAATCAAAATCAACAAAACGCCTCCCCATTGAACAAGATGAACCGCTTCGTGAAGAAAAACCGCCGATAAAAGCACTGCCGCTGGAAGCTCTGAGGAACTTAAAATCGTTCCAACACTTGAACCTACTTTAGGTACACCAATGGCCATAAATAAGACCGGAAATATATTTCCGAGAAGCGCTAAAAACAAACCAAACATCCACCATTCACCTGATATATCCCCTTGGAAAAGTGACTCAGGGGAGAACATAGTTAAGACGAGAATACCAGCTATTGTAACCATATAAAAGCTTTTTTGAACAGCAGGAACTTCTGCTGATGTTTTACTCATAATAAAAATATAGATGGCAAAACAGATTGCTGCAAGAAGACCCAGTAAAATACCGATCGGATCATAAATGAATTCCTTAGCTCCTACTACTCCACTCGCTAGAAATGTCCCTATGAGGAGAATAATAACTGATACGAACGTTTTAGGTTCTGGCCATCTTTTTTGACTGAGAGAATCAAGTAGGAGGCCGATCCAAGTGAATTGAAAGAGAAGAAGCACCGCAATAGAAGCTGGCAGTTTGGATACAGCAAGCGTATAGAAAATAGAAACACAACCGATAGCCACTCCACCGATTAGAATAAATTTTAAGCCTTGTAATTTTAGTTTTTTCTTAGAAAGAACAACGAGAACTATTAGAACGAGCCATCCAATAAAGAATTGACCAGCTAATAATTCTCCTACTGAAAATCCTTTAGAAATCCCTATTTTCGTAATTGTAGACAATGAACCTAAACTACATCCTGCAAATAAAACAAGTAATACATATTTCCACATTCGATGATCCTCCCATCATTTATCTCATGCTTACCTTTTTTAAAGGAATTCAATGAATGGTATAAAAATAAGACAATAAAAAAATCGCCCCCTGTCGAACAATCGACAAAGGGCGATGAAAATGAAAGGTTTTTCTTTCAGAAAAATCGCCGTCTAACCTGTCTGAGGCTAGTTTTAGTATATTTAAATCATAAGCCCTAATCCCCGTCTCGTCAATAAGAGCTGTAAAACTACAAATGAACCATAGGAACGAGATGCGAAAATAATTTATAGCAATCGTATTCTTCTAATAAATCTGATAGATCCCCGTCGTAATGAGATAACCCACAAGTAAACCAAGAAAAACCGACATCGAAATGTAGGACCATTTTGATTTAAATTCAATCCCAACCCCATTCACTGGCTCATAAATCCAGCTATACTGGACAAATCCCAACATCAAAAACAACATGACACCAAATCCTAAATTAGTCACAGTTCACTCCCCCTTATGCGTCAACTGTTTATCCTTCGCAATTTTAAAACATCGTTTCTTTTAAAGAACGATTGAGCGAACGGAAGCTCATACCTCTCCTAACAATACCTCTCTTATTCCACTGAAGATGCCAACTCAACCATTTGTTCTTTACTCATAGGACCTATTACCCTCTTCATTATTATACCATTTTTGTCAACTAAATACGTCGTTGGTATTGTTATAGTAGCGAAAGTATTTGATTGCTCACCATTTTCATCCAACAATACTGGAAAGGTAAGAGCATATTCTTTCACAAAATCTTCCACAACTTGAGAAGAAGATTCGTTGGTCGTAATATTTATAGAAAGAATTTCTGCATCGTATTCCTCTGCCTTTTCTTCATAAAACTCCTGCATATCCGGCATTTCTTTTTTACAAGGGGGGCACCAGGTCGTCCAGAAATTAATAAAAGTTACCTTCCCTTTGTAATCAGAGAGGCTCACTTCTTCCCCTTCTAGTGAATATAATGTAAAATCAGGTGCCTTATCTCCTTTTTGCAATCCTACTTCAACAGCTCCTGACACTTGCTTCGCTGGTTCTGCTTGATTTATAACGCTAACATTCTTATTATCCGTAAAAACTTGCAAACCAAAAGCTAAAAAACCACTAAGGACGACGATCCCGATTATCAAATTTCTCATTTGCTCCTCCTTTTACCAAAGAACATCGACTAAATGCCCAATTAACACATAGCTTTGTAAGCACAAATGTTGTAAATAGCAGAGTTTATCCATTATTCACTATCATACCGATTTTAGATGGAACTATACCAAATACTTAAGACAGCTATTGTCACAGAACATTTCCCATCTTACTTTTGAAAACGAAGGAGGGGTATGATTTATTGAGTCGTGTATCCATTTTAAAAAGGTACTAGGATTCTCATGATATTTTATTCAATATCCTAATAATGCTTAACGGCTCTTAACGAGAAGTTGAACAGCTTCCTTTACAACATCTTCTGTAGACTCGCCTTTATCAAGCTGTTCACGAATACACTCCTCTAGATTAGAACCAACTATTAAACCTATCGTACGGTCAATCGCCGTTCTGCTAGCAGATAGCTGAGTGATTACATCTTTGCAATCTTTCTCTTCTTCAAGCATACGAAGAACACCACGAATTTGACCTTCAACTCTTTTTAAACGGTTTTTCATTTCATTTGTATATTCCATGATATAACTCCCTTTCGTGTTCATTTATGTTTCTATGAATAAGAATATTCTGTCATAAATAAATTAATTTCTTGCTACTTCTCTTCATATATTGTAAAATAAATCGTAATTTAAGGATAGGAAAAAGGTTTAGTTCATTATAAGGAGGCAGTGCCTTTTGGATTTATCCGAAGATGATAAACGGTTATCTAAAATTTATCGAAAGATTGTTACCTCAAACGAGTATAAAGCAGGTAAAATTCTCGAGAAACTAGATAGCGAAACGAAAGACAAAGTATTTCATCTCATTCGTATGAACAAAGCTGAATACGAACATCAATTGAATAAACAACAACTTCACCAATAGTAGAAAAATCGGCGAAACTAGCCGATTTTTTTTCGTGTCTTAGTTTAGCATAAGACACATGTTGTGCTTTTAGAGGAAACTCATCAAGAAAACCAGGACGAGAGATTTGTCCTGGTTTTCTTTTTCATTATTTTATTTTATCCCAAACGTTCTTGAACCTTACCCATAACGGACGATCTAAGTTCAGCCAATTTGCTTTTACTGTTTTCAAGATTATCGCTATTTACGCCAAAATAAAATTTCACTTTCGGCTCAGTTCCTGAAGGACGAAGGCAGAACCATGATCCATCTTCTAAAATATATTTCAATACATTTGAAGTAGGCAATTCAATTTGCTCACTTTCACCACTACCTAAAAACGTTCTTTTGCTTGTCTCATAATCCTCTACGCTTTGCACTCGTAATCCAGCTGCTTCAGTAGGCGGCTCTTCACGGAATTTCGCAAGTAAAGAAACGATCTTCTCTGCCCCTTCTTTTCCTTTCAGTGTTAACGATTCAAGACCTTCCTGATAAAATCCATACTGTTCAAATACTTCGAGCAAACCTTCATAAAGCGTCATTCCTTTAGACTTGTAGAAAGCAGCAACTTCAGCTGCTACGAGGCATGCTTGAACAGCATCTTTGTCTCGAACAAAGTCACCAACAAGATAGCCATAGCTTTCTTCATAGCCAAATAGGAAAGTATGCTCCCCAGTTGTTTCGAATTCTTTAATCTTTTCTCCAATAAATTTAAATCCTGTAAGCGTATCATATGAAGTAAGACCGTTATCCTCCGCAATCTTACGACCAATTTCAGAAGTAACAATTGTTTTAAGAACTGCGCCATTTTCCGGCAGCTCTCCATTTTCTTTTTTCTGAGTAATGATGTAGTTCAACAATAGAGCACCTGTTTGATTTCCAGTCAGGACCACATACTTACCCTCTTTGTTTTTCACAGCTACACCAACACGGTCTGCATCTGGATCTGTAGCCAAAAGTATATCAGCATCCTCCTGCTCCCCATATTGAATGGCTAATTCAAACGCAGCATGTTCTTCCGGGTTTGGAGAAGACACTGTAGAGAAATTAGGATCTGGTAACTCCTGTTCTTTTACAACAGTTACATTCGTAAATCCATAAGCTTTCAAACCTTCCCTCACAGGAATATTCGCTGTTCCGTGCAAAGGCGTGAAGACGATTTTTAATTGCTCGCCCATTTTAGAAAGTAGTCCTTGATTTACGCGAAGCGTTTTTAATTCTTCTACATATTGACGATCAATTTCTGCGCCAATCATTTGAATAAGTCCTTTTTCTTTCAGTTCTTGCTCGGACGTAACCTTCACTTCTAACTCATTCTCAACACCGTCTACATATGAAATTACTTCTGAAGCAGCCTTAGGTGGTAGCTGACCTCCATCTTCTCCGTAAACTTTATAACCGTTATACTCTGGTGGGTTATGACTCGCTGTGATAACGATTCCAGCGCAAGCATTTAAAGTTCGAACCGCGAACGAGAGCTCTGGTGTGGGGCGTAGCTCTTCGAAAACATACGTTTGAATGCCATGGCTCGAAAGGGTCTTCGCAGCTTCCATAGCGAACTCAGGAGACTTGTGACGTGAATCGTAAGCAATCGCTACTCCTCTTTTCTTGTAAGCTTCACCATGTGCATCTATGTATTGCGCAAGACCTTCCGAGGCTTTTCGAATCGTATATAAATTCATTCGATTCGTACCAGGGCCTATTTCTCCCCTCATGCCACCCGTGCCAAATTCAAGATTTTTATAAAATGCATCTTCAAGTGATTGGTCTTGTCCTTTTAATGCTTCAAGATCCTTTTTCAATTCTTCGTCAAGGGAAGTTGCTGATACCCATCTTTTATATTCATTTTTCCAGTCCATTATTGCCTCCTATTATGTATATCTTCTTTAATTTTTATCAATTCGAGAAAACCTGTTAAAATCCTGCATTTTGGCTAGATTTTCTCCTTTTCTCTAATTATCATAATACGAATTGTATCGTACGCCAATGCTATATAGGAAAAAAACACCATTCTCTTAAATTCGACAAAAAAAGCAAGCCGGGGAACGGCTTACTTTTTGTAATGTATCTCATATAAATCTTTTCGGCGATCTCGCAACTGGCGAACCGTACCAGATTGACGTTGTCTTCTAAGAATCTCAAGATCCACATCGCCTACCACCACAGTTTCAATATTCGGGTGACATTCACCAGCAATTCCATCTCTTGAAAAAGCAAAATCTGAAGGCGTGAAAATCCCTGATTGTGCATACTGTACATCCATATTCTCTACTTGAGATAAGTTACCAATCGTACCTGCAATGACTGTATAGATTTGGTTCTCAACCGCTCTAGCCTGCGCACAATAACGTACGCGTAAATACCCTTGACGATCATCGGTACAGAAAGGTGTAAATAGAATGTTAGCGCCCTTATCCGTCGCAATTCTTCCAAGCTCAGGGAATTCGATATCATAACAGATTTGGATCGCAATCTTACCACAATCTGTATCAAAAACTTCTATACCATCTGAACCATGAATTCCCCACCAACGACGTTCATTTGGGGTAACATGAATTTTATATTGCTTTTCAATCGTTCCGTCTCTTCTAAACAAATAAGCAATATTATAGATCTTTTCATCCTCTAAAACGAAATGAGAACCACCAATAATATTAACGTTATACTTTACAGCTAATTCTGTAAAAAGCT
This window contains:
- a CDS encoding mechanosensitive ion channel family protein, giving the protein MELLRIQDTWIELGIALGIFLLFLVMRKIFAKYIFNVFLKLSRKSSTEFFTHLFLAFERPLRMLFVIIGLYISVRYVSFLDHHNELYKEIMRSSLIFLTAWGLYNLSSSSSLFFQTVNSKYNLKIDQLLIPFLSKTLRLLIVAMTFSVIAGEFGYDVNGFITGLGLGGLAFALAAKETIENFFGGIVIITEKPFSIGEWIKTPSVEGVVEDITFRSTKIRTFAQALVTVPNARLANENITNWSKMGKRQITFHLGVTYNTPSERLETCIDRIEKMLRDHEEIHPETIFVSFDEFNHSSLDVFLYFFTNTTTWGDFLNVKQDVNFKIMKIMEEEHVAFAFPTQTLHVETTPSHEEEKMYN
- a CDS encoding metal-sensitive transcriptional regulator — translated: MEYTNEMKNRLKRVEGQIRGVLRMLEEEKDCKDVITQLSASRTAIDRTIGLIVGSNLEECIREQLDKGESTEDVVKEAVQLLVKSR
- a CDS encoding EamA family transporter, coding for MWKYVLLVLFAGCSLGSLSTITKIGISKGFSVGELLAGQFFIGWLVLIVLVVLSKKKLKLQGLKFILIGGVAIGCVSIFYTLAVSKLPASIAVLLLFQFTWIGLLLDSLSQKRWPEPKTFVSVIILLIGTFLASGVVGAKEFIYDPIGILLGLLAAICFAIYIFIMSKTSAEVPAVQKSFYMVTIAGILVLTMFSPESLFQGDISGEWWMFGLFLALLGNIFPVLFMAIGVPKVGSSVGTILSSSELPAAVLLSAVFLHEAVHLVQWGGVLLILIGIVISQWNVSYDQQSEKKAA
- a CDS encoding phospho-sugar mutase, translating into MDWKNEYKRWVSATSLDEELKKDLEALKGQDQSLEDAFYKNLEFGTGGMRGEIGPGTNRMNLYTIRKASEGLAQYIDAHGEAYKKRGVAIAYDSRHKSPEFAMEAAKTLSSHGIQTYVFEELRPTPELSFAVRTLNACAGIVITASHNPPEYNGYKVYGEDGGQLPPKAASEVISYVDGVENELEVKVTSEQELKEKGLIQMIGAEIDRQYVEELKTLRVNQGLLSKMGEQLKIVFTPLHGTANIPVREGLKAYGFTNVTVVKEQELPDPNFSTVSSPNPEEHAAFELAIQYGEQEDADILLATDPDADRVGVAVKNKEGKYVVLTGNQTGALLLNYIITQKKENGELPENGAVLKTIVTSEIGRKIAEDNGLTSYDTLTGFKFIGEKIKEFETTGEHTFLFGYEESYGYLVGDFVRDKDAVQACLVAAEVAAFYKSKGMTLYEGLLEVFEQYGFYQEGLESLTLKGKEGAEKIVSLLAKFREEPPTEAAGLRVQSVEDYETSKRTFLGSGESEQIELPTSNVLKYILEDGSWFCLRPSGTEPKVKFYFGVNSDNLENSKSKLAELRSSVMGKVQERLG
- a CDS encoding TlpA family protein disulfide reductase, producing MRNLIIGIVVLSGFLAFGLQVFTDNKNVSVINQAEPAKQVSGAVEVGLQKGDKAPDFTLYSLEGEEVSLSDYKGKVTFINFWTTWCPPCKKEMPDMQEFYEEKAEEYDAEILSINITTNESSSQVVEDFVKEYALTFPVLLDENGEQSNTFATITIPTTYLVDKNGIIMKRVIGPMSKEQMVELASSVE
- a CDS encoding bile acid:sodium symporter family protein; translated protein: MRALEKASHFAGNTFAIWVILFAVLGFIFPNGFTWITSYITILLGVIMFGMGMTLSAKDFKEVVKQPKSVAIGVAAQFIVMPLLAYGLAVIFQLPAEIAVGVILVGCCPGGTASNVITYLSKGNTALSVAITAVSTLLAPLVTPALVLLFASQWLPVSAGDLFLSIFQMVVIPITLGFGVKLIFKEKVAESVKVLPLVSVISIVAIVAAVVGASKDRIAETGLIIFSIVILHNILGLVVGYFLAKLLQLPEPDQRAISIEVGMQNSGLGAALASAHFNPIAAVPSAIFSVWHNISGPILATIWSKRKPSTKEQKALTKKSA